AGCTCATCGGCTTGTTCTTTGCTATTAAACGGCTTGCCACTGGTATAGGTTTTATCTTCGGCCATGATACGCGTGATCATTTTGGCCAAGTCCCCTGCCAGTTGCGCTTGATCCACTTGACCACGCTCATGAGTCATGCCCATATCTATCATGCAGCCGGCCATCGTGACGTAATCACTTTCTTGCAATGCCTGCATCATGCCCATACAGGCCTGCCAGCTCTCTGGCGCAAGCTTACCCACAATACCAAAGTCAATAAAACCAATACGCCCATCGGTCAATAACATCAGGTTACCGGCATGCAAATCAGCATGGAAACTGTTACCAAACATCAAGCTTGCAAACCAGGTATTAAGGGTATCAGCCATCACCTGCGCCGGATCATTGCAGTACTGGCGCATCGCGATTTCATCAACCATAGAGATACCATGCAAGCGGCTCATGGTCAGCACCCGTCTGGTAGTCAACTCATCAACCACTTCTGGCGCGATGACTCTGTCATTACCGGTCAAGCTCAAAAACTGCTGAAAATCTGCGATATTAGAAGCTTCGGCGATAAAGTCGGTCTCTGCCAACATACGAATACGTATCTCATCGATAATCGGTGATAAGCTGGCAAATTTCATTTGTGGCATTAAGCGCTCTAGCATGCGAGTCACGCCATGCAGCACCCCTAAGTCGGTTTGCATGATGACTTCGACATCTGGTTTTTGCACTTTTAGCACCACTTCACGCCCATCTGGCAGTGTTGCGGCATGCACCTGCGCAATACTGGCAGAAGCCAAAGGCTCAGGATCAATGTGCGCAAACAAGTCTTCGAGACGCTGCCCTGGCTGTAGCAACTCTTCTTGCAATACCTGCTCGATATACTTGTAAGGTAACGGTGTGGTTTGATCCAAACAGCCTTGAAAGGCAATCACATATTCACGTGGGAATAACGATGGCGTACTGGCAATAAATTGGCCAATCTTAATATAAGTGGTGCCAAGCTGCTCAAAAGTCTCTCGCAACATGACCGCATCAGGACGCTCACCTTTTGCCACACGCAAGGCAGATAATCCCATCACGCTAGCAGTTTGACGGACACGATTGGCAACATTAAAGGATTTTTTTAATAAATTGGGCATGGTGTTGGGTATCGTTTTATGGAATGTTATCGTTAAGGTAATCTGTTAAATGCCGGCTATATTAGCACACCCTGTTTTAACTTTAACCCGTCATCGCTGACTTCACAGCTCAATAATACGCTGAATGATACTCTTGATATCGCTCTTGATAGCCCTATAGATACTGCTCTAGATAACGCGCTAAACAAAAGGGACTGACTTTAGATAACTTTGATTAGATATAGTCAAAGAAGTCAAAAATGGTTACAAGGCAACCGAGCGTAAGTACTACAAATGTAGGCTTAGCGAGGTTAACACCGTAAGCGTTTAGTAGTTCGCTGATTATAGCTCTGATTAGATATCTTTGACTCAATGGCATTGAATATGGCATTGAGTCATTAACCTTAGCTAACTAGATATGTAAATCGTGGCCGCAGCGGTCACAGAACTGAGCACCTGAGGCATGACCAAACTTACCACAGTTAGGACAAGTGACTGGATGCAGCTGAGGTCGCATGCTTTTGGTTAACTCTGCCGTGAAGATACCGGTTGGTACCGCAATGATAGAGTAACCAGTCATCATCACCATGGTCGCAATGAACTGACCCAGCGGCGTTTTGGGTGACATATCACCATAACCGACCGTGGTTAGGGTTACCGTTGCCCAATAAATAGAAACTGGGATACTGGTAAAGCCATTTTCTGGCCCCTCTACCACATAAATCACCGATCCGAAGATCATTACCAGCAATACAAGCGATAAGAAGAAAACCGTAATCTTATGCTGACTGGTCTTTAATGCTGAGGCTAAGAAGCCCGCTTGCTGCATATATGATTTAAGTTTTAGCACCCTAAACACGCGTAAAATACGTAAAATACGCACCACAATCAGATACTGAACGCCGCCAAATATTAAGCTCAAATAGCTTGGTAATACGGACAGTAAATCCACCAGGCCAAAAAAGCTAAACGCATAGCGCAGTCTATTCGGCGCTGAGAATAGGCGTAGGAGATATTCTAGGGTAAATAAAATGGTAAAGAACCATTCGGCATAAAAGAAGATCGTTCCGTATTGCAATCGCAAATACAATACACTATCAAGCATCACGACCGCGACACTGGCAGCAATGGCGATCAGTAAGGTGATGTCAAAAAACTTACCTAAAGGCGTGTCTGTACCTTCGATGATAATATGGATACGATCACGTAAGTTATTTAGGGTATTCGATGATAGTTTTTTCATAAATATAGGTAACTGGTCTATAATAGGCAGTTATTATACGTGAATATCTTTGTAATGTTACCACTTACACCCACTTTGTTGTTAATACGCTGTTTTTGATAACACAGCATCCCTTTTTTGATTAGTTAAACCTAACCACTTCCATTTAACCAATAAGGATAAAATATTATGGCAGGTCATTCTAAATGGGCAAATATTAAGCACAAGAAGGCCAAAGAAGACGCCAAGCGTGGCAAAATCTTTACCAAAATTATTCGTGAATTGGTCTCTGCAACCAAGCAAGGTGATCCCGATCCAGATACCAACCCACGCCTACGTGCAGCTGTAGAAAAGGCACTGTCAGCCAACATGACCAAAGACACCATTCAGCGCGCTATTGAGCGTGGTGCTGGTAACTCTGAAGGCGGCGAAATGGATGAGCTGACCTATGAAGGTTATGGCATTGGCGGTGTGGCGGTATTGGTTGAAACCATGACCGACAACGTCAACCGTACGGTCAGTGAAGTGCGCCATGCCTTTACTAAGTTTGACGGTAACCTAGGTACGTCAGGCTCGGTTGCCTATCTGTTTAGCAAACGTGGTGAGATTATCTTTGATGACACCTCTCTTGAAGACGACATCATGCTAGTGGCGTTAGATGCTGGCGCGCTTGATATCGAAAATGACGGTGAGTCATTATTGGTCATCACTGAACCTGACGACTTTGGTAAAGTGAAAGACGCGCTAAATGAAGCAGGCTTCGAGTCTAGCAACGCTGAAGTTACCATGTCACCTTCAACCACAGCTATCATCGATAATATTGAAGATGCTGAAAAAGTGATGAAGATGATCGACATGTTAGAAGATTTAGATGATGTTCAGGATGTTTACACCAACGTTGACTTCCCTGACGAGATTCTTGATCAGCTAAACGCTTAAGCCTAAAGTCCCTCTATACATACTTTTAGGCTGGGTCGCTTGCTGTTTACTTGCGACCCGAATCAAGGTCATTGTTTACAATGAGCGTGACTAATTTCATCAAAATCTTGTTTCGTTAAATTAAAGCCGTCCTGTTAAAGTTACTTATTTGGCTTGGTTTTACTTAGCTTTACTTGATTTTGCCTTGTTTTTATTAGTTACGCTCATTAGTTTATGGCTTGGATAACGCGTAATGTGAATCTGATCGAAGTCGCTATTATGAGTCAAAGTGATATGCGATGCGGGCTCAGTTAATATACACTCCGATTGATATTTATCGGTATGCACCAATAGCCATAACGCATCCAGCGCTCGTCTTGTTTTATACCCCGCCACTTTATGCGCTTTCTTATCCATCACCTGGTCAACATCCTGTTGCGTAATCGGTGATAACGATAAATGCTGTCGCCGCTGCAAAAACTGATCATTTGGCATATATAACGTTTTTACCGGCAGTTTAAATCGCTCAAAGTTTGGCAAACACCCCTCTACCTCCCCTATCATCGCTTGTTGCTGCAATCTTCGTTTTGCTGCTGCTTGCAATCCTTGCCAATACCATCGCTTTGCGATCAAATCATGATCACCCATGTTGTCACGCAGACGCGGTAATGTGGTCAATTCAACACCGATATAAATAATCCGACCATCTTTTGCAAAAATTAAGGTGAAATCAGGCTCTTGCCCATCATCTTTACCCGAAATGATATCTATCGGATCTAAACCCTCAATCGCTAAATAATGGCTTAAGTACACCCATTCGCGTTGGCGCTTGATTTGATTCTGCCGACTGCCTGGCTCAATGACTTTATGAGGTGCTTGATGTTGTGTGGCAGTGATCAATTGATCAGACTTGGATAGGTTTTGGATAGAAGAGTTTTTATTAAGTGAACTTTTACTGGATGAATATTGACTAAATAGGCTTTGATTTATGCAGTGACCGTTTAAACCATTTGAGTTAAATCGTTGTTGTAAAAAACTCTCTTCGAAACAACTCTTTTGAAACAAGGCATCTTGGTATAAATGGTGCTGGGCTAAATTGTCTAAACCATAAGGATAATAGGTATGAATGCGGTTAGATTGAATCGATGACAGCTTACTCATAGCAGCAACCCATCGCTGCTGTTATGCTGTAAACCATGCCAATATCTGACGACTTGCAAGGTTTGATAGATGCTTATTAAGCCAACTATCGATAGATAAGGTGCTAATGGATAAGGGGCGAATACAGTCATCACTTAGCCTTATTTATAATTATTCCTTTAAGGCTAAACTAACAACTTAATAAGACAATTTTATGACAACTATTATGCCAGTAATGACCTTTCCTATTTGATGCACTCCTGATATTACTTGGCTTTATACCATTGCGGTGCTGACTTTATTTACTATATATTTGAGCTTTTGATTGCTCTAGTTGCAGCAAATACTGCTTTTTATCAATCCCGCCGGTATAACCGCCCAACCCGCCACCAGTTGCAATCACCCGATGGCAAGGAATAATAATACTAAATGGATTTTTGCCATTGGCATTGGCCACAGCACGATACGCGGTCGGCTGACCAATATTTTTTGCCAATTGTGCGTAACTGATGGTTTGACCATACTCAATTTGTTGCAGCGCGCGCCAAACTTTTTGCTGAAATGTAGTTCCCAAACGCCAATCAAGCTTGATATCAAACTCTTTTCGCTCACCATTAGCGTATTGGCCTAGCTGCTCAATCACTTCTAGCAACAGTAATTCAGTTTTGTTTTCTTTGCTTAGGCTATTTTTATCAATAAACCTAAACTCATCATCACTAAGCTGATACTGCTTTTTTAGCATAACAATCGATTTTGAGTCATACCACGCCTGCTGCTCAGCTAACCAGTCAACTGTGACCAATCGATCGTTGTCGGCAATCAGCAGTAGCCTAAATTGTGCAATATCTGTAGTCGTAACTATCATCATCGAATGTCTCAAATAAAAAAATGGCACCTGTATGATGCCATTTTTTATCATTAATTAGAAACGCTAGTCATTAGAAACAGTATTAATTTGAAACTACAGTTAGCAATATGCTAAATGAACTTTCCTCATCAGTTTCAAATTTTATTCTTCAGTTTCAAATAATGCGGCCACAAACTGCTTCGGACTAAAGGCGCGTAAATCATCAATAGATTCACCAACCCCAATAAATCGAATCGGAATGTCTGTGGTATTGGCGATATTAAACACCACACCGCCTTTTGCCGTACCGTCTAACTTAGTAATGGTAATACCAGTTAATGGCACGGCATCATTAAAGATATTAACCTGATTGATTGCGTTTTGACCAGTACCTGCATCCAGCACAATCATACCTTCGTGCGGCGCCGTTGGATCAGCTTTACGCATCACACGTACCACTTTTTCAAGCTCAGCCATTAAGTAAGTTTTGTTTTGTAGACGCCCAGCAGTATCGGCAATCAAGACGTCAATATTTTTGGCTTTGGCTGACTGCATCGCATCGAACACCACAGACGCACTGTCGGCACCATGACCTTGAGCAATTACCGGAATGTTATTGCGCTCACCCCAAACTTGTAGCTGC
Above is a window of Psychrobacter sp. FDAARGOS_221 DNA encoding:
- a CDS encoding ion transporter, producing MKKLSSNTLNNLRDRIHIIIEGTDTPLGKFFDITLLIAIAASVAVVMLDSVLYLRLQYGTIFFYAEWFFTILFTLEYLLRLFSAPNRLRYAFSFFGLVDLLSVLPSYLSLIFGGVQYLIVVRILRILRVFRVLKLKSYMQQAGFLASALKTSQHKITVFFLSLVLLVMIFGSVIYVVEGPENGFTSIPVSIYWATVTLTTVGYGDMSPKTPLGQFIATMVMMTGYSIIAVPTGIFTAELTKSMRPQLHPVTCPNCGKFGHASGAQFCDRCGHDLHI
- a CDS encoding ABC1 kinase family protein — encoded protein: MPNLLKKSFNVANRVRQTASVMGLSALRVAKGERPDAVMLRETFEQLGTTYIKIGQFIASTPSLFPREYVIAFQGCLDQTTPLPYKYIEQVLQEELLQPGQRLEDLFAHIDPEPLASASIAQVHAATLPDGREVVLKVQKPDVEVIMQTDLGVLHGVTRMLERLMPQMKFASLSPIIDEIRIRMLAETDFIAEASNIADFQQFLSLTGNDRVIAPEVVDELTTRRVLTMSRLHGISMVDEIAMRQYCNDPAQVMADTLNTWFASLMFGNSFHADLHAGNLMLLTDGRIGFIDFGIVGKLAPESWQACMGMMQALQESDYVTMAGCMIDMGMTHERGQVDQAQLAGDLAKMITRIMAEDKTYTSGKPFNSKEQADELNKMMLEIVEVGKRHGIHFPRDFALLTKQMLYFDRFMRTLAPDMDMFNDARVSLLGQSAS
- a CDS encoding methylated-DNA--[protein]-cysteine S-methyltransferase — encoded protein: MMIVTTTDIAQFRLLLIADNDRLVTVDWLAEQQAWYDSKSIVMLKKQYQLSDDEFRFIDKNSLSKENKTELLLLEVIEQLGQYANGERKEFDIKLDWRLGTTFQQKVWRALQQIEYGQTISYAQLAKNIGQPTAYRAVANANGKNPFSIIIPCHRVIATGGGLGGYTGGIDKKQYLLQLEQSKAQIYSK
- a CDS encoding YebC/PmpR family DNA-binding transcriptional regulator — translated: MAGHSKWANIKHKKAKEDAKRGKIFTKIIRELVSATKQGDPDPDTNPRLRAAVEKALSANMTKDTIQRAIERGAGNSEGGEMDELTYEGYGIGGVAVLVETMTDNVNRTVSEVRHAFTKFDGNLGTSGSVAYLFSKRGEIIFDDTSLEDDIMLVALDAGALDIENDGESLLVITEPDDFGKVKDALNEAGFESSNAEVTMSPSTTAIIDNIEDAEKVMKMIDMLEDLDDVQDVYTNVDFPDEILDQLNA